CCAAACTTTGCACATCAGGTAATATTGATGTGAATTAGTCAGATGCGATGCTCAACATATAGATTGCTGGCAGGCATGCCAAACCCATTAATGATGTAAGATGATGCATACTCATACTTGTGACCAAACCCATACACTGAGACAGATAAATAGGGGAGTTTCGTTCATGAGAAATTCACTCTATCTTGTTGCTGCTCATTCTCAGCACCAAATCTTTACACATCTAATAGGACCATGTCAGTTTCTCGCCAAACAACATACTCTGTTGGAGGAACCAAAAAAGGTTTCAGTGCTGCTTCTGCTGTCCCATCAGGGGCTGCCCGCACTAGCTTCAGCACTCACTCTGTCAGCCGCTCTGGTTGTGGAGGTGCCACCTCTGGCCGTGCTAGTTATGGTGGCTTTGGCAGCAGAAGTCTTCACAATTTAGGAGGGAGCAAAAGAATTTCCATCAGTTCTCAGTCTCGTCATGGATACGGTTCTGGGTATGGTGCTGGTAGTGGAGCTGGCTTTGGCGGAGGACTGGGATCTGGATTTGGTGTCGGACATGGATTTGGCGGTGGCCCTGGGTTTCCAGTGTGCCCTCCTGGAGGAATCCAAGAAGTTACTATTAACCAGAGCCTCTTAGCTCCTCTGAATTTGGAAATTGACCCAAACATTCAAAGAGTTCGTACAGAAGAAAGGGAACAAATTAAGACCCTTAACAACAAATTTGCCTCCTTCATTGACAAAGtaagtaattttattttgttttggttttattgaCTATAATCTAGTAGCTGCTGGGAACATATGGGTTTGTGGGTTATGTTGCGGATACTTTCTAGACCTATTACCACATAATCTCTGCTCAATGCCTATTTTATAGATACTATGAATATTTGTTGTCACTCAGGTCCGATTCTTAGAGCAACAGAACCAAGTACTGGAAACCAAATGGAGACTCTTACAAGAGCAGGGTGTCAAAACAGTGAAAAGAACCTTGGAACCCATGTTTGAAGCTTATATTAACGCCCTAAGGAGACAACTGGATGGTCTGGgaaatgacaaagcccgttTGGATTCTGAACTGAGACAAATGCAAGATGCTGTTGAAGATTTTAAGGCCAAGTAAGTGAATAATGACTTGCTATATTTCCAAATAGATTATTTAgatgcaaaaaataatttgcGTTAAATACGGTCTGGATAATTAGCAATAGTTTTATTTGGGTTGCATGTAATGATgctattagttatatttttgttcattttaaacAGTTAACATGAAAATTAGCGTAAATATAGTGAGGTAATGGTATTTTGCTATAGAGctcaatttttttaacatagacAGACCAGATAGGGGTACTGAGAAGACCTAATTAAACAAGCGGGAACTTTTTTGAGATATAATTCAATTGCTCAAAACtctattttggatgactttattgacaaacatcaaaaaaaaatcttatgtccCAAACACTCAAACTTACACTcaaattaaccaaaaatatggttaaatgtctttttaagATGGGAAAGAGCAATTCACTGCTTAGATATACAGGAAAACCCAAATAAAATTCTCCATGGATGGTAGACCCTTCCTTGGCCTATACAAATTCCACCACTAATCTGTCAAGTGTAATAACTATGAGGTGAAATGGCATGCACAGAAACAAAGGTTGGAATACAACACTTAGTTGTGAGATGGTGCTCGAGCCAGGATACCACCAAGtctttcaataaatccaaaataaaaaagcagaggctcagcactcaaatggtaaggtgtATGGTTGAAATTTGATACCtaacaattttaatataattcatatccctccaaatccttttttaacctttattatATGCTTGCGCTTTTTTCTGACGACCACTGATGACAATCGACTATGTTCATATGATTGTTTGATTGAATGACTGtcccttttttaaaatgaagcTTTGAAGTTTAAAtatctttctattttttgtagCTTGTATGTATTTGAGGCATTTTTTCCCAGTGTGAATCCCTGTAAAAAccaataaagaattaaaaaaaagtcattctaTTCTACATTTCTGTATACGTTTCTACACAGTGCTGCTGCAACATCATGCCCATTGCAATTGCATGGTAATTATTACATACAGAAAACATGgactacattttcttttaaataggtATGAAGAAGAAATTAACAAGCGCACAGCTGCAGAGAATGAATTTGTTGTGCTGAAAAAGGTGAGGCATCATCCAATATGCATGTTGCATTAGACCATTTATTCATACAATAAGACATATATGTCATTTTGTATCTAAAGGATGTGGATGGTGCCTTCCTGAACAAGGTGGAACTGGAAGCTAAGGCGGATGCTCTGAAAGATGAAATCAACTTCTTAAGAGCTGTCTTTGATGCGGTAATTACGTTAATGCATTCTACAATTCAACTTTGTGAATTTGTCCATAACAATTTTGAAATCGTGTATAATAATCCTCTGGCCCAGAGATATTATACCTGGCCTGATTCTAATCCTCACATGAGttcaatgtataataataataataataataataatatataataaatattgtgttttaataaGCAACACTCTCCATATTTCAAAGAGGAATGGAGATAAAACCATAGCTGAATTTAACTTTGAAGTCTGTATgtcaagttattttttaaatgctgccATTTCCCATGATACCTCAGCCAATATGGCATTTAAGGTGTGAGAAGTTACAACACACTTAATTTGGTATACTACAATAAAAAGTATAGTTTTACCGTAAGCATCTTATAGAATAACTGTGTCTTGAAGTATGTTTCAAGACACAGTTATGTTTTAAAACTCACCCCCAGGGTCAGATCAGTAATTTGGATGAAATGTACTGTATAGTTAATGCACATATGATTGTATCCTTTCCTATTGTAGAAGGTCAAGCAATATTTGTGCTTTGTTATTTTAGGAGCTCAGCCAGATGCAGGCACAGATCTCGGATACTTCAGTCGTTTTGTCCATGGACAACAACAGAGCTCTGGACATGGACAGTATCATTGCTGAAGTTAAAGCTCAGTATGAAGATATTGCCAACAGAAGCCGGGCAGAAGCAGAGTCCTTGTATCAATCAAAAGTGAGTGTTCTTACAATGCATAAAGTAATGTTTTGAGTAACATCACAGATCAGTGCAGGGCATCCTGACATATTCCAGCTATTTTTAGTTTGTGATTCACATCATCATCAGATCGAGCTAGGTATTGACATTCTATATCATAGTATGTTTGCCAAAAGTGAATTTGGAGATATACAGGAGTAGCTGAAGCTGCAGGGCCAATGTGGGTAAACcagacaaaaatacatttaaaattattttcaacgTATCATTTTACAGACATTCATTCATAgtattttgaaatgtaaatattgAACAATTTGTATGTTTATCATAATTAGTATTGCACACTGATGTATGAAATTTGAATAGCGTTAATTTCGCTATTTCTACCTCTAATTACAGTACGAAGAACTGCAAGTTTCTGCTGGAAGACACGGTGATGACCTGAGAAATACCAAGGCTGAAATCTCTGAGCTTAATCGTATGATCAACAGACTACGTTCTGAAATTGAAAGTGTTAAGAAACAGGTACTTTTACTTTTCAGGGTTGGGTGATTTTTAGGACTAGTAAGAAGAATAACATGTAACAAAGACAACTACTGCCTTAAAATAGAATTTAACCATTTGCTTCTTTAGCAATCTAACTGTAAAACTGAACTAGGATATGTTCAAATGAGTATAACATGTCTTTAAAAGGCTAACTTCTATATAGTTTGACTATGTTAATCAAGTGATAGCAATATTAATAGTGtttctaaaaacacatttaaacattaaaaacacatacatcaGTCTAAAGTCATTCTTTATGCACCTAGTGTGCCAACCTTCAGAGTGCAATTGCTGAGGCTGAGAATCGTGGAGAGCTTGCATTGAAGGATGCCAAAAACAAGTTGGCTGAGTTGGAAGCTGCTCTACAGAAGGCCAAGCAGGACATGGCTCGCCAGCTGCACGAATACCAGGAGCTGATGAACGTGAAATTGGCTCTGGATATTGAGATCGCCACCTACAGGAAGCTCCTGGAAGGAGAGGAGTGCAGGTAAGTTAACCCATAATACATGTTAGTGGATCCGTGATAATgaagaacaaaatgtaaattatcaTGTTGTTTGTCATAACACTGGTCACAAAGGAATGTGCcacattaaacatgtattttttgtttaatataggTTGGCAGGAGAAGGAGTGGGACCTGTAAACATCTGTAAGTTCCATTTCTGATTTATAATGTGCATTTATTTACTTGGAGGGTTCAATCATGATaactaaatactgtatatattttgttatcatTTTCACCAATAGCTGTTGTGAGCTCAAGCTACGGTGGCAGCAGTGGAGCTGGTCATGGATATGGAGTTGGCGGTGGAAGTGGATACGGTTCTGGTATTGGACACGGAATTGGTGGAGGATACAGTGTAGGAGGTGGAAGCTTCAGTGCAAACAGTGGAAAGGTTGCAAGCTTCGGCTCCTCAGGTGGCAGCAGCTCAAGTATAAAAGTTGTGTCGAAAACATCCACAAGCTCCAAGAGATATTAAAGTCTTTACTCATGCTATGTTGTGAGCAGCTGCAATCCTCGATACTGTGGTAACATGTGgcttaaaatgtactttattatatgattatatgttTTCCACCACACATTCTCTGTATCTATTTGCTTGATGTAAAAACTGTTTTAAAGTCAGCAATTTTTCACCCCTACAATTGTCACCTAGTATTAAAAGACTAAGCATGTCTAGTTATTGCATACGCTTTTCTACACATCGTATGAAAAtggttttacatgtttttttgcaaatgggCTGAAATGTTTCCTGCTAGTGTAAAGAGGCTATGGATTTTTCTGCCAATATGTCTTTCTAATAATCcttcaataaactgcaatcattataaaaatattctgtGTCTTATAGTAAATTCAAGACAAAATTCAGACACCAAAACCAACAACTATAATGCATATTCATAATTAACTTTTGACTTTCTAAAAGGGCATCATTTCCTACATATGATCCTTATGAAATAGTATTACAGGTTTTATCTATAATTCTTATGTAGATTGCAAAATAAACAGTTTCATAAGTAGTAAGTTCACTGTAGTAATTGACAAAACATAGTGGATCTCAAAACATATTAATTTCATTAGTTACAGCAGTACATATAATTGACCAtactaaaaaatgaaacatattattttaaatgaaacaataaaaaaatatattttaatttataatattataataaatgaaaCACGTTATTGAATCCAAGACATACATTccaatttttattatgttaaaatacatgctaTTTTGTAAGAACAATGCCTTTTCTTACTATGTTAATGTGTATCAAGTAAGAACTTAAAAGTTATCAAAACAGAGGTGAGTGTAGGGTGATTGATATATGGCTGCAGGAActtcaataaagaaaaatacatggcCAGAACTCAAATCCAAACTTATAAATTCCTACTATCGATAAACGTGAGTCCAAACTGCAAGGCTTCACAATAAGGCAAGATAGAAGAAAAGATAGTTAAGATGATACtattttattggctaactgaaagTTTAATTGCTAGCTTTGAAGACCAAGTTGTTATGTCCCTTTCTTAGGCATTAAAGTGAAACAGAATTTTCTAAATGCAAAAGCACAGATCACACGTtaacaaaaaggtaaaataaacacatcGGTATTGGAGAATTCCCTCAGCAGTAAATTAGCCGGACTAACAGTGATCTAATAGACAGATACAGTTCAGTCAGAGCATCTTTGATCAGAACGCTCCCACCAGTACTTTACATCCTGTATGCTGTTCCCAGGCCGACAGAAATGCTctccaacaggtgtatctaTTTTTTCTGATTGATAGCATGTCTGTGGGAATGAAACCAATTTTCTAATGCTTGGCCTGTTTCCCCCACATACATcgcatacatttcacatgtgcAATATGTGAGGTACACCACGTTAGATGATTTGCATGTAAAACAGCCATTGATTTTGTGGTGCAAGGGTGAGCCAGGTATTAGTATTTTATCTGTGTTGGGGATGTGTTGGCATGGAGAGGTACCATTTGCTGTTTGTCTGTGAAGGGTGCTTCTCACAATGCACGCTTTGAAGTTGGGAAGTTGTTTGAATGAAAGTAGTGGGGTGTGTGGGAATATTGTACAATATCTTTCATCAGTGTGTAGGATTGTTGTAGTTCCCTCAAGATCTTGTGTAGGGCTTCAATTTGTGGATTGTAGGTTACCACTAATGGCACTTGATCTCTCTTTTGTGGTTGCTGATATATCAGAAGGTTTTCTCTGGGGATATACCTGGCTTTCTGTATTTGAGAGTCTGTGATTTTTACACTGTATCCATGGCTGATGAACTCCTTCCTGAGATTCTGAAGATGTTTATCTTGGTCTGTAGAATTCGAACATATGCGGTTATATCTTATGGCTTAACTGTAGATGATTGAGTTTTTGGTATGTCTGAGATGTTGTGTTTTAGGTAAGTTGGTTTATCTGTTGGTTTGAGGTAGAGTAAAGTCTGGATGAACTGTAAATTGTAGTGTCTAGGAATTGGATGTTTGTGTGGGGGTAGCTCAGTTTCAATTTTATGTTGGGATGGAAGGCATTGTATTCTTCATGAAATTTGAGGTGTTCCTCTTCGCTACCAGTCCAGATGATAAGGATATCTTCTATGTGGCGGAGATATACCAGTGGTTTGGTGTGGCAAGTGGAGATGTAGTTTTCCTCCAGTTTGGCCATGAACAAATTAGCATATTGTTGTGCCATTTGTGTGCTCATTGTCATTCCCATTCTTGGAGATAAAAGTCCTGTCCAAATATGAAGTAGTTGTGGTTGAGTATAAACTGTATTAGTGTCACGGTTCAATGTTGATTTTAAATGAGAAGCCTTTCCTCTCTGTGTCAGGCTGAATCAGCTGATTGCTAACTAACTGCCTCTTAAGTACCAGAGTTACCCACCTGGCTGCTATCAGGAATTTCCTTTCAGGCTATTTAAGCTTCCTCTTTGCCCTTGTGTCTGTTCCAGtttccaagtgcattattttgtaTCCTGTATtactgtgtatgacctggcttcgTCTGACTTCTCtcctggctcctgattcctgggtATTGCATACTGACTTTCTGATCTTCGTGTTCCTGAACCGGCTCATCTGACTACCTGTCCTGGCTACCGAACCCGGCGTGTcttttgaatacatt
This sequence is a window from Spea bombifrons isolate aSpeBom1 chromosome 2, aSpeBom1.2.pri, whole genome shotgun sequence. Protein-coding genes within it:
- the LOC128474006 gene encoding keratin, type II cytoskeletal 5-like, yielding MSVSRQTTYSVGGTKKGFSAASAVPSGAARTSFSTHSVSRSGCGGATSGRASYGGFGSRSLHNLGGSKRISISSQSRHGYGSGYGAGSGAGFGGGLGSGFGVGHGFGGGPGFPVCPPGGIQEVTINQSLLAPLNLEIDPNIQRVRTEEREQIKTLNNKFASFIDKVRFLEQQNQVLETKWRLLQEQGVKTVKRTLEPMFEAYINALRRQLDGLGNDKARLDSELRQMQDAVEDFKAKYEEEINKRTAAENEFVVLKKDVDGAFLNKVELEAKADALKDEINFLRAVFDAELSQMQAQISDTSVVLSMDNNRALDMDSIIAEVKAQYEDIANRSRAEAESLYQSKYEELQVSAGRHGDDLRNTKAEISELNRMINRLRSEIESVKKQCANLQSAIAEAENRGELALKDAKNKLAELEAALQKAKQDMARQLHEYQELMNVKLALDIEIATYRKLLEGEECRLAGEGVGPVNISVVSSSYGGSSGAGHGYGVGGGSGYGSGIGHGIGGGYSVGGGSFSANSGKVASFGSSGGSSSSIKVVSKTSTSSKRY